In Amia ocellicauda isolate fAmiCal2 chromosome 3, fAmiCal2.hap1, whole genome shotgun sequence, the DNA window GTTTTAGAGGGAAGGTAATAGGTTTGAAACGTAGTTATTTTCAGTACGGTAGAACTCTACTTGAAGCCATGAGCTACCTATGATCAGGCTCTACAGCAGGGGTGCCCAACACATCGATCGCGATCTACTGGTTGATCGTGGAGTGCTTGCCAGTCAGTCGCGAGAAGACTTTTGGAAACCAAATAATGTTCTGTCAGACCCCCCACGCCCCCCGGACCAAGGTTAAACTGCTGTCAAACCCCCCCGGGCAGATGTTAACCGTCAACACCCACAGGACAGAGAACCGTCATCACCACCTCACGGCACTGGAGATCGCCGAAGGAGATCATTACAAAGAGTGGCTCTCATGATAAAAAAGTTTGGGCACCCCTGCTCTACAGTATTGTGTATGCCTCAGGGTATATCTCTTGATAAGCAAAATTGCATTCAGTCGTCAAGCGGTTCATCCCAAAGACAGAAGATCGATTGTCTGTTGAGACACCAGCTGTGGTGCTTAAAATGTATTGGTCTACATTCTTGTCATTGGCCATctgagtgtctgtgtctcttACAACAACACAGTGCTTAGTCTATCAGCCCTGGACAAATTGGGGATCCTATACTCTAAttcctttcatttttgtttcaggGTTCAAGTTTGCTTGCTGTTCAATGTGTGTTCCTTTGTTTTGATGCATTGTGCTCATATGTTTGGTGCTCATATATATTACGTCAGGTAGAGTAACCAGGGCCTCATTCACAGAGACTTAATGTGGAGTTTATGGAGCCTGTTACTCAAGCGTTTCTCTCTTAGAGAGAATAAAATGCACTCTTTTTGTATTGAAACTAAGCAAGACACTCCTATGCAATGTTGTCGGTCAGCATCTGAAAAGATTATTAAGCATCTGAATTATTTCAACATCGAGAGGTaaaactttgtattttatttgtttttttaaaataaaatatctattTCCAGATCAATTATACTGAACAGATCTGTTTGTAATCAAGGATTAATCTGGAAGactcaattaataataattatggaaGGTTTTCTCGCCTTGTTTTCTAtatttgtaatttctttgtggtgatataaacattatatattcatagaaatgacttttgttttctgttaaaaTAGAGGTCTGGTTTATTAATTAACCATACACAACTGGAATTGgtgaaatattttaaagataataacATACAATATATTGCATCTAAGGGTCTGAGATTAATTTGTGACTTCAGATAAACAAACATggtatgattgattgatttttactTGGAAATGTTTGTTTGCTGTATCTGTGTATATTTTTAAGACAGTTCCTTCTTACATTGTCAGTCATAGGGTGCCTCACTACTAGATTCATAAGATCTCATTCCCTATAAAGCAGGTAAAAGGTGTAGAAAGTTGGAAGACGCCTCATTCACTAGAGAATAATACAACTTGATATGTACACTCGATACATTTCACAACATCAATAATAAGAGTCAAAGCTAACTGAAGCAACCCAATCTAAACACGTTAACTTTGTAACGTAACATACATGGACTTTTTAACATACATTCTCCAATTTAAAGTCATTAGCTATTAACCTTTTTGTAtgaatattgtttatttatttattcgctTAGTTGTGTTGCATCAATGAGCTGCAATCTTTTTATTCTCCTTTTGATGATAACAGATAAACAGACGTTTTAGTgtgtattgtaaaataaataaatacagtaagtgTGCCCAAAAGGTGTATAGAGCAGCCCCCTCCAATATTATGTCAAGCCCACCTCAGCCCCCCCACTGAGAAGAGCCCAGTCCTCTGAAGAGAAGGGAGCatgatggaaagccatcaactcaaacGTGGCCTGTTCACATGGAACAAGGAtagcactttcaggaggaacacagggttagTCCGCAGCGTGTCCCATCTCCCGTGAAATGCACACATGAAGGGTGTATAGAGAGGGCATGAAGCTCGCTCACGGGTTCGGCAGATGTAATTACCAACAGAATCGCAGTCTTCAGCGACTCTGGCTTGAGGTCAGATGACTGCAATGGCTCGAACGGGACCTtgaaaagtgcgtccagcacgaCATCAAGACGCCATGTTGGTAAGGAAGGGTCGCGAGGAGCCACAGCCTACGCACTCCCTTCAGGAACTGCGAGGCCAAGAAGTGCGACCCAGGAAGCTCGCCATCAATTGGGGCGTTGGCACGCAGAGATGGCCGCTAGGGTTGGGATGCCAGAACGTGTCGTGCACCTGGGACAGCAGGTCCGCCTAAAAGGGGAACTGCCTAGGCTCTGTTCAGTGCAGCCACCTGTGGGCCAGCACATCCATCCCCAGTGTTCCGGACTGGTCTCGGACAGAGAACCATAGAGGGCAGTGAGCAGACTCTTCTGTGGTGAAGAGGTCCAGTTCTGCGCTGCCGAAGCGGTTCCACAGCTGCTGTATCACCAGCGGATCGAAGCGCCACTCCGAGGCTGACGGAGATCTGCTGCTGTGTCGGAGAAGCCGGGGAGGTGGACTGCTTGATGGAGCGGAGCCGACACTGTGACCACAAGAGCATCTGGCTCTCCAGGTGGCAGAGACTGGCGAGTGGAGACCTCCTTGTCTGTTAATgcaggcaaccaccgctgtgatgTCCGTCTGTACCAGCGCATGTCTGTCCggtaggactggcaggaaatgtcAGGAGAACATTGATGTGGAGGGCCCTGCCATCCAACATCTGTCAGAGACTGCACCCCAGCCTTGcatggaggcgtctgtcgtcataaCCACTCAGTGAATGACTGACCCGAGGGGCACACCAAGGGTCAGATTgggagggctccgccaccaccggagcgccttccagcaggCCTGAGTGACCATCACGCAGTGTGCTCGATCACGGCGTGGGTGCATCCTCTGTGCGCGAAACCACATCAGCAAGAGCCTCATCCTGAGGAGGCCAAGCAGGAGGGTTTGCGACACAGTCGTGAGGAGACCCAGCAgtctctggcaaagggacaccctgacccTGCCTCTCaaccggaagagggagaggcaaGTGCTCATGGAGGCATCTCTCTCTGGTGCCAGTTTGGCCGATTGTCCACAGTGGTTAtgatgacagacgcctccaagaaAGGCTGGGGTGCAGTCTCTGGCAGATGTTTGATGGCAGGGCCCTCCACATCAACGTTCTCCTGGcacttcctgccagtcctatggGACAGATATGCGCTAGTACGGACAGACACCACAGCGGTGGTTGCAtacatcaacaggcaaggaggtctccgctCGCCCAGTCTCTGCCGCCTTACGAGCCACATGCTCTTGTGGGCACAGCAAGGCAGTCCACCTCCCTGGCCTCTCCAACACGTTGGCGAATCTCCTCTCTCTAGAGGGTCCCCCAGCCTAGGCAGCTTCCCCTTCGGGCAGACCTGCTGTCCCAGGTGCATGGCACGCTCTGGCATCCCAGACCTgttccagctctgggcctggccttCTTGGCCTCGCAGTTCCTGAAGGGAGTGCGTAGGCTGCTGCTCCTCGCGACCCTTCCTTACCGACATGGCATCTTGCTGTCATGCTGGATGCACTTTTCGAGGCCCCATTCAAGCCATTGCAGTCAGCTGATCTCAAGCTTGTGTCGCTTGAAGACTGCGTTTCTGTTGGTAATTACATCTTCCAAACCCGTGAGCGAGCTTTATGCCCTCTCTATACACCCTGCATGTGTGCGTTTCGCAGGAGATGCGTCCAGGGTCACGCTCCGGCCTAAGCCTGCGTCCCTCCCGAAAGTGCTATCCTTGTTCCATGTGAACAGGCAGatggagttgatggctttccaatCTTGCTCCCTTATCCATACACCATGCTTCCCAGTGGCACCATGCCGTGGCTGACGTGAGTGAGTGTACGAGCTTCAGCGCCAGTCGCTGCGGCAAAGAGGCGACCCAGCAACCGGGCCAGCAACTGGGACGCATTCGCCACAAGTGGAGGGACATGCAGGCGTCACATTCCACCTGGGACAGCAGGTCCGCCTAAAAGGGGAACTGCCTAGGCTCTGTTCAGTGCAGCCACCTGTGGGCCAGCACATCCATCCCCAGTGTTCCGGACTGGTCTCGGACAGAGAACCATAGAGGGCAGTGAGCAGACTCTTCTGTGGTGAAGAGGTCCAGTTCTGCGCTGCCGAAGCGGTTCCACAGCTGCTGTATCACCAGCGGATCGAAGCGCCACTCCGAGGCTGACGGAGATCTGCTGCTGTGTCGGAGAAGCCGGGGAGGTGGACTGCTTGATGGAGCGGAGCCGACACTGTGACCACAAGAGCATCTGGCTCTCCAGGTGGCAGAGACTGGCGAGCGGAGACCTCCTTGTCTGTTAATgcaggcaaccaccgctgtgatgTCCGTCTGTACCAGCGCATGTCTGTCCggtaggactggcaggaaatgtcAGGAGAACATTGATGTGGAGGGCCCTGCCATCCAACATCTGTCAGAGACTGCACCCCAGCCTTGcatggaggcgtctgtcgtcataaCCACTCAGTGAATGACTGACCCGAGGGGCACACCAAGGGTCAGATTgggagggctccgccaccaccggagcgccttccagcaggCCTGAGTGACCATCACGCAGTGTGCTCGATCACGGCGTGGGTGCATCCTCTGTGCGCGAAACCACATCAGCAAGAGCCTCATCCTGAGGAGGCCAAGCAGGAGGGTTTGCGACACAGTCGTGAGGAGACCCAGCAgtctctggcaaagggacaccctgacccTGCCTCTCaaccggaagagggagaggcaaGTGCTCATGGAGGCATCTCTCTCTGGTGCCAGTTTGGCCGATTGTCCACAGTGGTTAtgatgacagacgcctccaagaaAGGCTGGGGTGCAGTCTCTGGCAGATGTTTGATGGCAGGGCCCTCCACATCAACGTTCTCCTGGcacttcctgccagtcctatggGACAGATATGCGCTAGTACGGACAGACACCACAGCGGTGGTTGCAtacatcaacaggcaaggaggtctccgctCGCCCAGTCTCTGCCGCCTTACGAGCCACATGCCAACACATTGGCGAATCTCCTCTCTCTAGAGGGTCCCCCAGCCTAGGCAGCTTCCCCTTCGGGCAGACCTGCTGTCTCAGGTGCATGGCACGCTCTGGCATCCCAGACTGTTCCGAAAGTTCTATCCTTGTTCCATGTGAACAGGCTGatggagttgatggctttccatcctgcTCCCTTGTCCATACGCCATGCTTCCCGGTGTCACCATGCCGTGGCTGAAGTGAGTGAGTGTGCGAGCACAGAGGCAACCCAGCAACCGGGCCAGCAACTGGGCCAGCAACCGGGACGTGTTTGCCACAAGTGGAGGGACATGCAGGCGTCACACTCCACCCGGCAACACAGGCTTAGCGGTCAGGCAGGAGAGACACAGAGCACCGCTACTTGTACAAGCCATGGTCCCTGTGAGGGGGAGGGTAGGGCACGATCACACTGATTCTTTTCTGTACTTGGGGTGGATGTGGGTGACGGGGTGGATGTGGGTgacggggtggggggtggggtttcTTCAAGGTCCACGCTGCCCTGTCGCTAGAGGAAAGGAGCCTCTTCATCAGCCCAGCTGTGCCAGCAGCCCCTGCACTACAACTCTGCATAACATCAATACTTTACCCAGCAACCCCCACATTTATACTTGATTCAGTCGAGTCAGTAGGAAAATGGCCGGGAGAGTGCAGCCACTGTTCTCGGTCTGCTGTCCTACTGGTTGGTGCCAAAGGCCTGTGGAACACGTGGAGGGAGGGACAGGTCAGTGCAAAGAGGTCTGGCTGCCAATcacagtcagagagagaggctgagagagagagacttacaGGTTTCATGTCATTCTCTTGGGTCACAGGAAATCCTCAAGCATCACCTGCAGCTCCTCTGTGCTATTGGTCTGTCGGGGgggggacaggacaggacaggttaGGCTAGTTAGTTCTGatccagccaatcacagacagtGCCTTCAGCTTCACCGCCTGTGAGTCAAGTCATCTGTGCAGCACATTTGTTTACAATGTACTTATATTGAATGATTTCCTTATTTTTAATCTCATCGGTTCTATCTGCACCTGCAGCTCAGACATCCTTAGAGGGATGAGAGTGGTGGATGGCTTTGGATGCAGTGGAAACTCATCACTGACATTGGACAAACATGATTCAAAGCTTTAGACTGCTGATTTATCCCATCTATCCTGAGACACAGAATGGACAAAGGgagatcagtcagtcagtcttgtGGCTTCACCAAAACCAGTTAAGCTGACCTGGATGTGGCGGCAAATTGCGTTGTCCAGGGCGTCTGAAACCATATTATTAAGGTCCATGCCGCTGtacccctctgtctctctggcCAGCTCCTGGAAGTTCACGTCACTGGCCAACCGGTTTAAGTTCCTCATCGTGGCCGTTTCGATGAGCAGGATCTGCTCTCTGCCCTCCTCATCCGGCAGGCCTGGCagacagggggagagagggagggcgagagagagagagagagagagagagagagaggtggggaaaGAGAACCGGAGAAAGAGTGAAATGATGGTGTATTAGTGCGTGTGTTCGCTATAGGCAGATGGAGAGCAGAGTTGGGTCTCTCACTCGTGGAGCACATTGTCAAACTCACCAATTTCCACCTGGACCTCCAGGCGGCCAGGTCTCACCAGAGCATCGTCAATCAGTCCAGGCCAGGTGGTCAGTCCtgcaggagggagagggagagagggagtgagaatGAGAGCAGGagatccagagagagagaggcacccCTGATCACTGCAGTCTTGTGGGGAGGGGACCGGAGCTCCTTCCCAGTTCACCAATACCCCAGTTTTTGCTCCCAGCCCTCCTGCCACCCACTGCCCCCCGTGCGGATGTACCTATGACCAGGATGTTGTTGAGCTGGTCCACTTCGTCCATCTTGGACAGCAGTTGACAGAGAGCATTTTTTGAACTCTGTCTGTTGAAGCCATCGATCTTGTCCAAGATGATGACGTGGAGTCCGCTGTTGGCCCCCATCTGCAGAGAGAGGGCaggtagagagagaggacgGGTACAGAGAGAGGACGGGtacaaagagagggagagaaagacaggGATTGAGAACACTTTGGAGCGCAGAGACCCGTGGCTGTAAAGAGCAGGAAGCTGGAGATCCTCATATCAAGCCAGTCCAAAGAAGAGCCGCCAACTCACCGCTGACACCTGCGCAGATTGAGACCAGACTCAAACCCCCccccagcacacaacacactctctctcgtGACGAGTGGAAACAGCCTCAAACCGGTCCTGTCACCGAGCTGCTCTCCAATCACAACACGGCTTCTCTCCGTCTCCCAGGGCTTGTCCATAcaacaacccccacccccactcggGCCCACAGCCAGCCTCCAACATCACGCAACCCCAGTACACACATGTGTGCAGTCTCCCATGcttacacacagcacaggatTGTGTAGACTGAACTACAATTTCCAGTTGTATTTCTTACAGAATATAGTTTGAGTTTGATGGGTGACATTTCACAAACTGGCAACGGGAATGTGTGTCATCATTCGACAAGAAGGGAAATCACAAGGAATAACGTTTCCTGCATTGTTCTTATAGCTGGAGAGCCCCACTCCtactgcctctctctccctctactgCCTCCGATCTCTCACCCTTCTGTACTCCTCCTTGGCGCTGGAAAACATCTTGTGAATTTGGGCCGTTGTCTGCTTGTGGTTGCTGAGGATCTTGTAGCTGTTCACAATCGTCAGCTTCTTCGCGTTGAGCATCTTCCCAATCTCTGTGGCCATCAGGCTCTTGCCACAACCCGGGGGGCCATACAACAGCAGCCCCTTGACGTGCTTCAagcctggagagagagggagagagagggacagggaggaAGACATTGAGTGACAAAGGAAAGGAGGGGAGGGATACAGAGAGTGATGGAGCCCATCTTAAACCGATAAACAAACTGggcaggaagagagagagcgcgCTCACCCATTTGCTCAATGATCTCGAGGGGCAAGACGTGGGTGGCTAAGACATTCATGAAAATGTCGGCAAACTCCTTGTCCAGGCCACCGATGCCCATGTGCTCGAACCTCCAGTCAGGGTTGAAGATGGACTGGTGGTCCTGATCAGTCTTGGTCTTGGTCTTGCCTGGGAGACACCAagacggagagggagagatggagagatggagacagaAGAGGTGACAGAGGTGAGGCGAAAACACAGAGCTGGGTTACTGCAACTACACCTATTCAGACAcattcagacacacagagatgtgAAGGGCTATGAAAATGATGATGGATATATATATCGCCACCCTGTGGATGTCTTCTGTACTGCAGTCAGTAATTCTACTATGGAAGTATACTCATTGACAATTGAGATAAGAGTCTGAAAAAAGTCTACATGTAtatgtacactaccggtcaaaagttttagaacacccaatttttccagtttatatTGAAATTTAATCAGtttaagtccagtgaataacctgaaatggtacaaaggtaagcgatAAACTgccagagatttaaaaaaaagtttaggttaccaaaaactgaaaaataatgtacatttcagcgttatatactgtgttactacaccctcttaagcattattcgGCAGTATtatgcacagctcctgtgcataaaAGTTActctgtattcctacaatgcaaacatcatttgaaagcttattctcttggccaCCAGTGCGTTTCATTCATTCATGACTTACCGACTAGGGTCAGAGACGAGCTCTTGGCTTCTTCGAAGACCGCTTGGATGAGCTCAATGTTTTGGCCAATCTGCACAGAGCAAGGGTGGACGTTAGAGCAGTATTGAAGTGCCCAGGCTGTGAAATCAGCGCCACAAATATTACAGTTACTTTACTACTATATCTGTGTCTTTGAATaagatttaaatgtttaatttaagtgGGGGGAGATGTTATTTCAGCCCCTGTTTCATGTTAAACTGTTGCGATATTTGATGAAGAAAAAAGCAAACATATGAAACTCTGGTGTACATGTGTATACAATAGTGGTCCTAATTGTAGGCCTATGCATACAGTATTttccaaaagtaatttaccaTTGTTTGAATTGTAAGTTGTTCTCTGTGCCACTATACAAGACAGTAACAtgtcttttaaatgtgttgaaGACTTCTGTCCTAACATTGTTGCAAATAGAGGGTGTGCATACTTCCAACTACAACTCTACACATATAACTTCAACTCCAATTAAATTATGAAAGCATAGACTTATTGGTGAATTAagtactaaaaataaaacagacctatttggcacacacaaaaaaacatgtgtCATATAGAAATAACATATGGGACAACACAGCCAACAACATAAATGGCCAAGAGGCATGTACAAGAAGACATGACAGAACAAATATCATTTAAAAAGTTTCTTTGTTTAGTTCAGACGTTACCGTGTTCTCTGGAAAGTAATGTAATTGCCTCCCGTCTCCCCAAAGCTCCTGTCACTTGATGAAGCACGTGATTGCCCCCTTCACCTGAGCTCTGAACTATGAcgtcacatcttgtctgcacttattaccgattacaatctaggatgtaggacttgtgtATTGTATTAACTGCATATTTTGCTTATGCacttgtgtgattttgaagaacataagaagaacatgagaaagtgtccaatcgagaggaggccattctccccatcttgctcgtttggtgtccattaataacaaagtgatccaaggatcctatccagtctgtttttgaatgttcccaaatcgtCTCTTCAGccgcatcgctggggagtttgttcagattatgACGCCTCTGTGTgaggaagtgtctcctgttgtattgtattgtgttgttaTGTATTGTTATACCAGTATGGCATGAGATCTAGTTGTCTGGCTTTCCAGATCTCCTTTCAGCTCCTCACACAGGACACATATTGCAGCTCTGTCCAGACTGAATCTATGTTTAACCATTGGGTGaattaagaaaatacattatttccctttatttatttactaataaataaatattcatgtattaataaattaatacataaaatacgaaataaataaataagaaaaattgaaaagggaaatacatctatctgtatttatctaattatgtatctatttgtatatttattaatttatttcgcattttatttatttacttatttgtgtATTTCGTTTTATACAATTATCCTACATAGGTGTATAGCAGCCTTTATGAGGTGATATGCTGCGAGGGCTGCCATTGGAAAAGCATTTCCAGCCCCATTCTCTGGCCACGTCACAGCCCCGTCCGCGTTTTGTCCGTGTTAGGCTACAGACAGAAAAACAGTCCTTCTCTGCACCTGAGATGTTTGATGAACCCCTTCCCCTACTTGCATAGGCAATGATATGTTTTTAGGATTTGTCAGATTGTGGGAAACAGTCGCTATTTGACGTCATGACGTCACTCAGTTTTCGGGAAAGATGAAGTACACATCTGATGGATCACAGGCAGCTCTCACACCGTTCATATATATGCTGCACATAATAAGGAATCTGGACACGACACGTTGAGGAATAGCCCAGCGGCTGCTCGCCATGCCATGTCAGCGGACGGACAGAAAGCCCAGTGCAGTtcggcagacacacacaggcgcTGATCGCCGCTGATGTGACTCCGGGTTGGATTACTGTGCTGTCCTGTGCTCGGGTCACTGGGCTCAGTGTCTTGTGTCTCTTCCTGCTACAGCGTTATTACTCTGTGGACAAGATAAACACATTTCTACAggagtatatttttaaaataaatgaattaggGATTAAACATACCCGGCCCGCTGTATTGTTGTCTGTTGTAACTTCTATCTGATAGTGTTTGGATCTGCGCCAGCTCGCTACGCAGATGACGTCACAGACACCCGCTCGAAGAACGCCTTCCACGCACCCTGACGCACAGTACACGTCACACATCTGACGTTGCCGAGGAAATCTGCTCGTTCTGGGATCTCAATTCCATTCAATTCGCTTTATTGGCATGGCTATAGTACATCTGTACTGCCAAAGCATTATACAAACATTGTAACAATATTTAACAATACAGTTtatacccccccccaccctcatacaacacaattacaaacagAACAGGttcccttccccgcctccctcCCTCTAGCAGGCATGGTGTCTATACACTGTACACTCAGGTCAGTGTCACATGCTGTCCCTCAGGCTCATGCCAGTTGgacacatattgggcagccagtggGACTGTGTGTCCCTATCCCAGCACAACTGACAGTTCGTTGTTCATTTTTTAGCGGGGGAGGAATTTAAACAAAATTTTACTGAGGATTAAATATTTGA includes these proteins:
- the LOC136732383 gene encoding vesicle-fusing ATPase-like, whose amino-acid sequence is MGIGGLDKEFADIFMNVLATHVLPLEIIEQMGLKHVKGLLLYGPPGCGKSLMATEIGKMLNAKKLTIVNSYKILSNHKQTTAQIHKMFSSAKEEYRRMGANSGLHVIILDKIDGFNRQSSKNALCQLLSKMDEVDQLNNILVIGLTTWPGLIDDALVRPGRLEVQVEIGLPDEEGREQILLIETATMRNLNRLASDVNFQELARETEGYSGMDLNNMVSDALDNAICRHIQTNSTEELQVMLEDFL